In Mercenaria mercenaria strain notata chromosome 13, MADL_Memer_1, whole genome shotgun sequence, a single window of DNA contains:
- the LOC123530167 gene encoding uncharacterized protein LOC123530167, whose amino-acid sequence MKFYQNIDGACSSSLCGHCTNSSFTRPVTIATTTHMHPETEEFSVPDYTIIGILGFLFVVIMVMSIIIICYFKRRIVELERQLKETKYEIRTSYALHNGSAFSHANTTSLTYPDLKLANTSPSGDTMNEWRKAQNVPYGGNSKYSQSNGGVINQGFVGSEMYLHATHDDDENLQRSSSGNYSASPRGHVSNSDQLNSVSDSPTYRPPSSSYGLTSHSSFKKPADYNHNGQIKKQPRTQLAVPPCRPELPPRDPEQQRAHAQRPNGFTDKFDHLSSAVPKEKV is encoded by the exons atgaaattttatcaaaatatcgaCGGTGCTTGCTCCAGTTCTCTCTGTGGACACTGTACAAACTCCTCCTTCACACGACCAGTTACCATAGCAACAACAACACACATGCACCCTGAGACGGAGGAGTTCTCGGTTCCTGACTATACTATCATAGGGATCCTAGGGTTTCTGTTTGTCGTGATAATGGTTATGAGTATAATCATAATCTGTTACTTCAAACGACGAATAGTGG aaTTAGAAAGACAGCTGAAGgagacaaaatatgaaataaggaCTAGTTATGCTTTGCACAATGGATCGGCTTTTTCACATGCTAACACAACGTCGTTAACCTACCCGGACCTTAAACTCGCAAACACAAGCCCCAGTGGTGATACCATGAATGAATGGAGAAAAGCACAAAACGTTCCATATGGTGGGAATAGCAAGTATTCACAATCTAACGGTGGAGTGATAAATCAAGGATTTGTCGGCAGTGAAATGTATCTGCATGCGACCCATGATGACGACGAAAATCTGCAACGTTCTTCATCAGGAAATTACAGTGCAAGTCCGCGAGGACACGTGTCCAATTCAGATCAATTAAATTCAGTTTCAGATTCACCTACTTATAGACCTCCTTCCAGCAGTTATGGACTAACATCTCACAGCAGTTTCAAAAAGCCCGCGGATTATAATCATAATGGCCAAATAAAAAAGCAGCCGCGTACTCAGCTTGCTGTTCCTCCTTGTAGACCGGAACTTCCGCCACGTGACCCGGAACAGCAGCGCGCGCATGCTCAAAGACCAAACGGGTTTACAGACAAATTTGACCATTTGTCTTCAGCAGTGCCAAAGGAAAAAGTGTGA
- the LOC123528804 gene encoding uncharacterized protein LOC123528804 → MKTSLTLLLVLLVRTVALPTLSGGDNVTQPSVTQPRTATIIKLPAAPALPTVKKDLPPLPTIKTRTSTVIKTELPPGNRGALHTNNITKFVPLEHADNPSKSDVPYVAASVLKNCEIMPEDKGLTSRIGAALNSGSKMIKFHLHIKRPERQFYGYNESNVYKPFFWVRSTGRHGTGLLLLRPEYDVLSLTTLELGVETMHVNITENPSYCLSQLSYSDIEVLFRELVMNDFQNTSSGVIVKLKPTDHVCNMHVTDNDGVAEFRFLCCQRSETNHISCSYLQSDTWLNVLFVVIVVLKVLVVLFSPRLIPDSFYRLKHVAAPYIHRLQQPLSVKAVATTNPEQFTNVKNKFKLTKFREMKKFKTTLQNMTLDVPYTLTMKQVFLRVKCGRLLPEDSAPVGLFRTMYDSFFKCKIRERSSVTECCNSNFFTFSTFHNKRLSWYTVLKRFMISILLILIATPWIIRIYVYFQYEHGEMHMRKDAAYRKSLGFYFPGNFTLLLTPLHVLFVLIYILLSFESCIFGVMSRKMKEQFKFVLRKCFRDMREMKQMDVIGWVVKVAVKPCTLFGGIGICVGLVTWTLSLPFLLLILSFYLFPTLNVTLRLLAHFAVYLFPKNACSEIRIFARLSRIIDSIEQKLEMQDIARLESLEKHDSVLMSGWKRLQQLVIISLCLLSMYSVIFLMTEFVSFIVEIFVYTLMGLILNASMTLTYVSLIFLLGVYGNDCFGVVSKKFLAFNKTMNSAVLELGKEKVENEIYSDDEKQENIAFRVKTERAETVENPVQLAKNADGLPRWQVSRMVLFLSKNDRPMIPKSFYFKSCKMPFYSVPGELLVNYLRAAVEFGMILLFLMFVLVVVLAFGDTYEISATNKMLATIAGGFLPFMLRNIVFKSHAFPVVDKSNMHFQVCLHDLLEDHQQTWPIYDIDVVNRQMSIDDSNSDTHNERENENKNATEIPVFEETNPFLNNGERRNGVKTNNEVIDLLIHIAGDIDHEDFPGMTAEKHGRNYNGSTSLLDDLDPEEKEMQEILKSI, encoded by the coding sequence ATGAAAACTTCACTGACATTATTGTTGGTTTTGCTGGTGCGAACCGTCGCCCTGCCGACACTAAGTGGAGGCGATAATGTGACACAACCAAGTGTCACACAACCACGGACAGCTACCATCATTAAACTTCCAGCGGCACCAGCTTTGCCTACGGTTAAGAAAGACCTCCCTCCATTACCAACCATTAAAACAAGGACCTCAACCGTCATCAAAACTGAGTTGCCACCGGGAAATCGAGGTGCTTTACATACGAACAATATCACAAAATTTGTTCCACTCGAACATGCTGACAATCCGTCAAAATCTGATGTACCGTATGTTGCTGCTTCAGTACTGAAAAACTGCGAGATTATGCCAGAAGACAAGGGATTAACGTCTCGCATCGGTGCTGCTCTTAACAGTGgatcaaaaatgataaaatttcatctgCATATCAAACGCCCAGAACGACAGTTTTACGGATATAACGAAAGCAACGTATACAAACCATTCTTTTGGGTTCGATCCACAGGTCGCCATGGAACAGGACTGTTGCTATTGAGGCCGGAATATGACGTGTTGTCTTTAACAACCCTTGAACTTGGTGTAGAAACAATGCACGTGAATATTACTGAGAATCCAAGTTACTGTCTTAGCCAGCTGTCATATTCGGATATTGAGGTACTTTTCCGGGAACTGGTTATGaatgattttcaaaatacaagCTCAGGGGTGATTGTGAAACTGAAACCAACAGATCATGTTTGTAACATGCACGTGACGGATAACGATGGTGTTGCAGAGTTTAGGTTTCTGTGTTGCCAGAGAAGTGAAACTAATCATATAAGTTGCAGTTATTTGCAGTCCGACACTTGGCTGAATGTACTATTTGTTGTTATAGTAGTTTTAAAAGTTCTCGTAGTTTTGTTTAGTCCAAGATTAATACCAGATTCTTTTTATCGTCTGAAACATGTAGCTGCTCCATATATACACAGGTTGCAGCAGCCTCTATCGGTGAAAGCAGTCGCCACAACAAATCCTGAACAGTTCACAAATGTGAAGAACAAGTTTAAGTTAACGAAGTTTAgagaaatgaaaaagtttaaaacaacACTACAAAATATGACTCTTGATGTACCTTATACTCTTACAATGAAGCAAGTGTTTCTACGAGTAAAATGTGGTCGTCTGCTGCCAGAAGATTCCGCTCCAGTTGGATTGTTTCGGACAATGTATGACTCATTCTTCAAGTGCAAAATCCGTGAAAGATCATCAGTTACAGAATGTTGCAACTCTAATTTCTTCACGTTTTCAACATTCCACAATAAGAGACTATCTTGGTACACAGTTTTAAAGCGTTTTATGATATCGATTCTACTAATACTGATAGCGACTCCTTGGATTATCCGGATTTATGTCTACTTTCAGTACGAACACGGTGAAATGCACATGCGCAAAGATGCTGCATACAGGAAATCTCTAGGTTTCTACTTCCCAGGGAATTTCACGTTATTGCTTACGCCGTTGCATGTTCTGTTCGTTTTAATCTACATACTTTTGTCTTTTGAGTCGTGTATCTTTGGTGTTATGAGCCGGAAGATGAAGGAACAGTTCAAATTTGTTCTCCGGAAGTGCTTTCGGGACATGCGCGAAATGAAACAAATGGACGTAATTGGCTGGGTAGTAAAGGTTGCAGTAAAACCATGTACTTTGTTCGGCGGAATAGGAATTTGTGTTGGACTTGTAACCTGGACATTAAGTCTGCCGTTTCTGCTCCTTATTCTATCGTTCTACTTGTTTCCGACTTTGAATGTAACTTTACGTCTACTAGCTCATTTTGCGGTGTATCTCTTCCCCAAAAACGCTTGTAGTGAAATAAGAATATTTGCCAGGCTCTCCAGAATTATAGACAGTAttgaacagaagttggaaatgcAAGATATCGCCAGATTGGAATCATTAGAAAAACATGATTCAGTCCTTATGTCGGGCTGGAAAAGACTTCAGCAGCTAGTCATTATTTCACTGTGCCTCCTGTCCATGTATTCAGTAATATTTCTGATGACTGAGTTTGTATCTTTCATTGTCGAAATATTCGTCTATACATTAATGGGGCTTATTCTCAATGCTTCAATGACATTAACATACGTTTCACTTATTTTCCTTCTTGGGGTCTACGGAAATGACTGTTTTGGTGTTGTCAGTAAGAAATTCCTTGCATTTAACAAAACAATGAATTCCGCTGTACTAGAACTTGGTAAAGagaaagttgaaaatgaaatttattctGATGacgaaaaacaagaaaatattgcaTTCAGAGTAAAAACGGAAAGAGCAGAGACAGTTGAAAATCCTGTGCAACTTGCAAAGAATGCGGACGGTCTTCCACGGTGGCAAGTTTCTAGAATGGTGCTTTTTCTTAGTAAGAATGACCGACCAATGATTCCAAAGAGTTTTTACTTCAAGTCATGTAAGATGCCATTCTACAGTGTTCCCGGAGAATTGCTTGTTAATTACTTGAGAGCAGCAGTGGAATTCGGAATGATTTTGTTATTCCTAATGTTCGTTCTCGTTGTAGTTCTCGCATTTGGGGACACGTACGAGATTTCAGCAACCAATAAAATGCTTGCAACTATTGCTGGTGGATTTTTGCCATTCATGCTGAGAAACATTGTTTTTAAATCGCACGCGTTTCCAGTGGTGGATAAAAGCAACATGCATTTCCAGGTTTGTTTGCACGACTTGTTAGAGGACCACCAGCAGACATGGCCGATTTACGACATTGATGTCGTTAACAGACAGATGTCGATCGATGACAGTAATTCGGATACCCACAATGAACgtgaaaacgaaaataaaaatgcaacagAAATACCGGTATTTGAAGAGACAAATCCATTCCTAAACAACGGAGAGCGCAGGAATGGTGTTAAAACTAACAATGAAGTCATTGACTTATTAATTCATATTGCTGGAGATATAGACCATGAAGACTTTCCCGGAATGACTGCCGAAAAACATGGCAGAAATTACAACGGTTCTACCTCTTTACTAGACGATCTGGATCcagaagaaaaagaaatgcaagaAATTCTTAAATCTATTTAG